The following DNA comes from Leifsonia sp. 1010.
CGACGTCGCCGACCTTGACGGAGGTCACGGCGTCGCCGATCTCCTCCACCACACCGACGTACTCGTGGCCCATCGGCGTCGGACCGTCCACCGGGTCCGTCCCACGGTAGGGCCACAGGTCCGAGCCGCAGATGCAGGCGGCGGAGACGCGGATGACCGCGTCCGTCGGCTGCTCGATGGTCGGGTCGTCGCGGTCCTCCACCCGGACGTCCCGCGGGGCGTGCATGACGACTCCACGCATATGGATGTTCCTTTCGATCGAGTACTCCTCCATCACAGTCCCGATACGAACCCCGAGGGAGTCCCTGCCGTGACGTGTACTGGGAGGGCACCCCTCGACGGGCCCGGGCGACGTAGCCTCGTTGTCATGGACAACCGAGCTGAGGTCCGCGAGTTCCTGATGAGCAGGCGTGCGCGGCTGCGACCCGAGATGGCTGGGCTCCCGGCCGGCGACGGCCGCCGGGTCAGCGGCCTGCGCCGCTCCGAGGTCGCCATGCTCGCGGGGGTCAGCGTCGAGTACTACGCGAAGCTGGAGCGCGGGATGATCTCCGGCGCCTCCGCGTCCGTCCTCGACGCGGTGTCGCAGGCGTTGCAGCTCGACGACGCGGAGCGCGCCCACCTGTTCGACCTCGCGCGCGCCGCCGACGGCATCCCGACCTCCGGGCGTTCCCGTCGCCGTGCCGTCACGCGCAACCCGGCGGCCCGGCCCAGTCTGCACTGGATGCTCGAGGCGGTGACCGAGGGCATCGCGGTCGTGCGCAACCCGCAGTCCGACGTCATCGCGTTCAACGCGCTCGCCCGCGCGTTCTACGCCCCGATGATCGGCGACGGCGGCCGCACCCCGAACTTCGCCCGCTTCCAGTTCCTCGACCCCGCGTCACGCGACTTCTACCCGGACTGGGACCTCTTCGCCGACATGTGCGTGGCCATGATGCGGGCGGAGGCAGGCCGCGACCCCCACAATCCGGCCCTCCAGGAGCTCGTGGGCGAGCTCTCCACCCGCAGCGACGAGTTCCGGCGGCTGTGGGGCGCCCACAATGTGCGCACCCACGGCACCGGGACGAAGCGCTTCCATCATCCGGTCGTGGGGGACGTCACCCTCGCTTTCGA
Coding sequences within:
- a CDS encoding helix-turn-helix transcriptional regulator encodes the protein MDNRAEVREFLMSRRARLRPEMAGLPAGDGRRVSGLRRSEVAMLAGVSVEYYAKLERGMISGASASVLDAVSQALQLDDAERAHLFDLARAADGIPTSGRSRRRAVTRNPAARPSLHWMLEAVTEGIAVVRNPQSDVIAFNALARAFYAPMIGDGGRTPNFARFQFLDPASRDFYPDWDLFADMCVAMMRAEAGRDPHNPALQELVGELSTRSDEFRRLWGAHNVRTHGTGTKRFHHPVVGDVTLAFEELAVTAEPGHVVLVYTAEPGSESAQKLRLLASWAAEHPAAQEGIAAAATSGLSSPREGEGR